GGGGTGTTTACTGATCTGCAACATTCTACAACTCCTCGTCCTGACGACCGACGGCTGCCATGGATAGCTTTGGACTAGCCAAGCTCTCCAACCAGACCTCGTCGCGGACGGTGGCGTATTCGTCGTCGTTGCGGTGCCACGTCCAGACGGCGCTCGTCTCGTCGACGAGCCTCAGCCGGCCGTGCCCAAAGCTCGCCTCCTGGAACACCGACAGGTGCGCCGACTTGTGATCCTCCAGGAACCTTAACACAAAAACAAGAATCGAGCTTCAAAATCTAACAAAAGACCAAGGAAATCCGCAACAGCAACAGTGAGagagatcgatcgatcgatcgcgtACTTGAGAGCAAGCCCTTCTCTGTTGCCGCCGTCGCCGATGGTTATGTACATCGGGCCCCGGCCGTCGGCCTCGTTGTCATAGACCCTCGTCTGTTTCATCGACCAGCCAGAAAATTAGTCGATTGATGGAGCAAGAATGTCGGAACGCAACGAGATGATCAGCTGTAAGAAGACTATAGCTTACGAATCGCTCGTAGGCGTGGACGTGGCCGGAGAAGACGACGTCGACGCGGGCCTCGTAGAGGAGGCTCTCCATGGCGGCGCGCATCGCCTCGCCCTCCCCCTGGTGGGCCTGGTTGGTGTTGTACCACGGCGCGTGCAGCAGCACCAGCAGCCACGGCGTCCTCCGCCGGTCCACGCCGGCGAGGTCCCGCTCCAGCCACGCGCGCTGCGCCGACCCCTCCTCGAACTCGGCGTAGGAGCCCAGCATCACGACGTGCGCCGCGCCGCCGGCCGCGTCGAAGGAGTAGTAGAGGTTGGAGGCGGAGCCGCTCTCCTCGTGCGGCATGCGCCACCGCGCGTTGTAGGCGACGAAGGGCGCGAAGCCGACGACGGGGAGCGCCTCCGCCTCGTGGTTGCCCTCCGTCACCATCCACGGCCGCGCGCTCGCCAGCGGCTGCACCAGCCGCCCGAACGAGTCCCACAGCGGCTGCTGCGTGTCCGCGTACGACAGGTCGCCCGGGAGCAGCAGCATGTCGTAGTCCGCGTCGCCGATGTGCGCCAGCGTCGACGCCGTCCACCGGGTCTGGCCCAGGTCGCCGATGACGACGAGCTCGAGCGGGAGCGACGCCGGAGGGGTCCGGAGGGTGAGCTCGTCGCCGGCCTTGCCGCACCGGTAGTGGTAGGTCGTGCCGGGCGCCAGCGGGCCGATCGTCACGTGGTGGATCGCGCCGGACTCGTAGAAGAAGTATTTGTACGTCGCGTGGTCGCCCGTCGCCGACGCGGTGTAGTTACCCCGGGATTCGCCGTACTCCACCACCGACGGCGTGCTCCGGTCGTCAGTGACCCATGAAATCCTCATCTTGTCCCTTCCCACAGTTGAAATGTGCACCTAACGGGTAGCATGTGAAAATGCCGAGAAAAGTAAACACAGTTATATAAAAGAATTGTATCAACACTCCCTAAAACAAAGAACTGTATGAACACTAGGATAAAAAAAAACTATGACATACGGGCAAGTCTAGGAAAATATGGAAAAAAATTATacgagaccaggtctcacggttagcaggtgagacccgcccTGATGGATGGGGTatatgctttgtgatttgtgaatgtcacgtgtcatccatcaggatgagtctcgcgtgagacctggtctcatagaatttttttcctttATTGAGGTGTCAGCAGACAACAGTTTTTTGCTATTGGAACTTAGGCTCTAGGAGCCCAGTTTTCCTAAAAAAATCAAAATTTGAAAGTCTCCAAAAAAACATAAGTAAAGATGCATACTACATGTTTTTGTAAAGTCTCGTGATAAAATATGTTTTGATGTCTCCTAAAATCCGCGTTGCCTTCCCATCTCAATTTTGTCGCAACTATAGTCGACGATTCACTCCCCTCCTGGTAGGCACTAGGAGAATATCTAGAGCTACTGAATGCCCAGGTGCTACCGTTATACGGGCTGTGGGTCGTCAAATAACCCCTACATGCAACTTTTGTAACTCAAAAAGTATCTATGGATGAATTGCACTATTTTGTAACGCCATCTTCTTCCATAGGAATGAACTCCACAACAGAACTTTGCCCTTGCAAGGACAGACAACCAGGGGAGCAGCAAAGATGAACTTCAAAAATGTTTCTGAGGCTGCTCATAATGGGAGCATACAAGAAATTattatgcatgccaactaggcaatatTGATGAGACGACGTATAATTAAATGTAGAGAGAGGGGGGTGGGGAGTGTGTTGAGTATCATAATAAGCACTAATATCAGTGAAAAAATAACTCGTTATAGCAAAATAACATCGGCCTTAAAGTCCACTAATAAAAAAGCGTGTTCTATCGCACTATAGCATTGACATTGTACACTCATTGCTCCTCATGCTACACCATGCTATCATCCATGCTACAACGCTGACGTGTGTCACCTGTCACGAATGACAATAGATAAATAGATAAGGCATCTAAGATATTATACTATACAGTAACATATAATGCTTTTCACTGTGAGCAACCTAATAATGCTATTGGGGGTGGTAGTGGGGTGGGGTGTAGTTTGGCCGATTTAGACGTCCTAGCACTCTAAGCAGCTGAAAGAGATTTGGCCGATTTAGAAGGCTTGGCGCTGGTTTAGATTAGACTAGCCACGATGGAGAGTAatatacactagtaacatacacatatctctaGACTATATTATTATCTTCATAGTGAGTAGTAacttaagtgtggtaacatgcaaagattcatttattaagttatagactcatattgcattggaacatgtgatgttacagtaactagctaagttactacaactacctctctcctcattaactcaatgccacataagcaaatttgttgagttggactcgatgttactgctgaagttactcccactgtagCTAGTCTTAGGAGTACTTGGCAGCTTCGGAACCCAAGGACCACTTGTGCAGCAGTCGGCAAGCTCAGCCCATGTCGACCAAAACAACATGGACCATTTGTTtatactttgtaccaaaaagcattTGGGTCCTGTCCTGCCCAAGTTATCAAGACAAATTTTATTCAGTGTTAAATTTTTCTTTGCATCTACTTTTAGGCCCAGAGGTCCTAAATTATATTTCTGTACCATCTACTTTTCTAACTAAATTGTATACTACGATTGGATGACATCCGCCCGCGGACTTGTAGCAACTCAATCTGAGGTAGCTGCAATCAACCTCatattacccgcaaaaaaaaaggaatAAAGAAATTAACCTCAGATTGAGTTGCTACAAGCAATGTCATTGTTATCCATTGTCTAGGGATTATCTGTCTATACTTTTCGCCAAAAAAAGGGATTACCTGTCTATATATAAACAAAAAGCAGAGGATTGGGGGATAAAACAGAGTTGACCAAGCCAGAACGCTTCAGAATTATCGTTTGAAAAATTCTGATAAATCAGCTGCCAGCATCTTTGTGCGGCAAAATGAACAAGAAGCAAGCGGGCTCTTGATAGTTGTTGAGAGTAAAAACTCCCGCGTACCTGCTGAGGATGAGCCGCCGGCTTGTCGTGGGCCGTGAGCACGAGCGGGCTCGGCGGCTGCCGGACGTACTCATCGGCGCGCGCGCAGAGGAACATGAGCGACGCGAGCCCCTGCATGAGCACCCTCCACGAGTTGGCCATGGCATCCGCGAGGAAGCCCCCGCACCCGAGCGCCGCCCGGTCCATGCCCCGCAGGCACCGCTCGTTCGCCGCCGCGAAGAGGACCCTGGCCACGCCGAGGACGCTGCCGGCGGCGACGTGGTACAAAACGCGGATGAGCGCCGCGGCTACGCGGAATGCCACGCAGATGAAGAGCAGCGCGCGGAGCAGAAAGGCGGTCGGCTTCTTACGCGTGTCGCCGCGTAGCCAGGAGGCGCTCGTCCCCTCCGTCGACATGGCCGTCGACATCGCCGGCCTTGGCTTTAAGTAGCACGAGACCTGGTAGGGTGTCATCGCACGCCATTATGTTAACAGTATTATGAGACGAAGACTTATTGGTGGGCATGTGTTGTGGGCCGAGTAGGTATCGGGTGGGAGTCTATCCGGAGGGAGATGCGACTGCGGTACCTGACATGTGCCGTGGGCGGCTgcgacggtggcggcggccacCGGAGAGGAGGCTCGTGCTGGCGATGGCGGTGGCGATGGCGGTGTggtggagggggagggagggaggagataGGCAGGTTGGGGCTGGCATTGCTGCAGAATTTTCTTTTTCTATGTTCGTGTTCATTTCTGCATTTGTTTGAGCCTCTGTCGCAGCAAATGTCTCTGTTTGGATGGGAGCTGAAAGCAACACATCAGCTGCTGAAGGGTTGGAGGTTGATGACTCGATGCGGACATGAGGATATTACTAGATGCGGTTTGGGAGGCTGAAACCATGGATGTGAGGTGGcagagtatttgacaaaaaactatCACATTTCACGTCATCGTCCCAATTTACACCAGATTAATATTAATTTTatgacaaaaaactaccaagttGAGTTGACGACCGTTTTTATGATTTTAAACCTGTTTATGATATGCGGGACCCGCGTGTCAGAGCTGACGTGGCGGAAAAGTCAACTTTGTTTATTTCGACAGTTAGATTGACCGTTACTacaggtgggtcccacatgtcagcatcTGCCTTTTTCTTCCTCATCCTCTTTCTCTCTCAGGCATTTCAACAAACACTTGGTGTTCGTACCCGCGTGGTGAAACAGAGCATGGGCACGCTGTCAAGGACACGGAGCTCGCCCTACCGTGTCGCCGGTGGCCTTGTCTGCAAGCTTTGCTAGCGCCGTGGCGTTGGCCGCCGCGAGCCTGGTCGCGAGCGCCGCAAGCTCTGGCACGCCGTGCGCGGAGCGGCAGGAGTAGCCTAGTTGGAGGAAGGAGACGGGATCCGCGGCGCGGCACGCGAACCCCAGCCTCAGGCAGCTCGCCAGTGTCTCCTCCCTGCCCTCCATCTCCCCCCGCAATGCCGCGTCGGCCAGCAGGAACGTCTGTGCCCCTTGTCCTCCCCCGCCGCCCACTGGCAGAGCTCCACGCTCGTCAGCGCGCGCTcggccaccagctccagcagcacCATGCCGAACGAGTACATGTCCCACTCGGCGCTCGGCTTCGTCGGGTTCTTGGCCGCCTCGGTGCCTGGTAGTGTGCGGCTGCCTCGGCGGAGGAGGAAGGCCCGGCGCCGGCCAACGGGCTCGCCCCTCCTCCTGCTTTGGGCGGCGGCGGCAACAGGTCCGGCAGGCTCTTGGCAGACCGCTTGCTCCCGAACTGCCCCGCCGGCTTCATCCTTCTGTCCCCGGTGCCGTGGACCAGCCGGTGGATGCCCAGGTCGGCCAGCAGCGGCTCCATGTCCGCGTCCAGGAGGATGTTGCTGGCCCTCACGT
The window above is part of the Triticum aestivum cultivar Chinese Spring chromosome 2A, IWGSC CS RefSeq v2.1, whole genome shotgun sequence genome. Proteins encoded here:
- the LOC123190723 gene encoding purple acid phosphatase 22 isoform X2; this encodes MSTAMSTEGTSASWLRGDTRKKPTAFLLRALLFICVAFRVAAALIRVLYHVAAGSVLGVARVLFAAANERCLRGMDRAALGCGGFLADAMANSWRVLMQGLASLMFLCARADEYVRQPPSPLVLTAHDKPAAHPQQVHISTVGRDKMRISWVTDDRSTPSVVEYGESRGNYTASATGDHATYKYFFYESGAIHHVTIGPLAPGTTYHYRCGKAGDELTLRTPPASLPLELVVIGDLGQTRWTASTLAHIGDADYDMLLLPGDLSYADTQQPLWDSFGRLVQPLASARPWMVTEGNHEAEALPVVGFAPFVAYNARWRMPHEESGSASNLYYSFDAAGGAAHVVMLGSYAEFEEGSAQRAWLERDLAGVDRRRTPWLLVLLHAPWYNTNQAHQGEGEAMRAAMESLLYEARVDVVFSGHVHAYERFTRVYDNEADGRGPMYITIGDGGNREGLALKFLEDHKSAHLSVFQEASFGHGRLRLVDETSAVWTWHRNDDEYATVRDEVWLESLASPKLSMAAVGRQDEEL
- the LOC123190723 gene encoding purple acid phosphatase 22 isoform X1, translating into MTPYQVSCYLKPRPAMSTAMSTEGTSASWLRGDTRKKPTAFLLRALLFICVAFRVAAALIRVLYHVAAGSVLGVARVLFAAANERCLRGMDRAALGCGGFLADAMANSWRVLMQGLASLMFLCARADEYVRQPPSPLVLTAHDKPAAHPQQVHISTVGRDKMRISWVTDDRSTPSVVEYGESRGNYTASATGDHATYKYFFYESGAIHHVTIGPLAPGTTYHYRCGKAGDELTLRTPPASLPLELVVIGDLGQTRWTASTLAHIGDADYDMLLLPGDLSYADTQQPLWDSFGRLVQPLASARPWMVTEGNHEAEALPVVGFAPFVAYNARWRMPHEESGSASNLYYSFDAAGGAAHVVMLGSYAEFEEGSAQRAWLERDLAGVDRRRTPWLLVLLHAPWYNTNQAHQGEGEAMRAAMESLLYEARVDVVFSGHVHAYERFTRVYDNEADGRGPMYITIGDGGNREGLALKFLEDHKSAHLSVFQEASFGHGRLRLVDETSAVWTWHRNDDEYATVRDEVWLESLASPKLSMAAVGRQDEEL